The following are from one region of the Gossypium hirsutum isolate 1008001.06 chromosome D03, Gossypium_hirsutum_v2.1, whole genome shotgun sequence genome:
- the LOC107949674 gene encoding cell number regulator 6, protein MADAQSRYVKLTKDQAPLEDIQPGELNQPIDVPQLHVRKCNECGQPLPENFEPPAVEPWTTGIFGCAEDTESCWTGLFCPCVLFGRNIESLRDDTPWTTPCICHAICVEGGVALAVATAFVHGIEPKTTFLIYEGLLFAWWMCGIYTGLSRQSLQKKYHLKNSPCDPCMVHCCMHWCALCQEHREMKGRLSDDFVMPMTVVNPPPVQEMTANNENQDSTPPPSGTSTNLEMQAL, encoded by the exons ATGGCGGATGCGCAATCCAGATACGTTAAGCTGACAAAAGATCAGGCGCCTTTAGAGGATATCCAACCTGGTGAACTTAATCAGCCCATTGATGTTCCTcag TTGCATGTCCGAAAGTGCAATGAATGTGGACAGCCTTTACCTGAAAACTTTGAACCTCCTGCTGTTGAACCTTGGACAACTGGAATTTTTGGCTGTGCTGAAGATACGGAAAGTT GCTGGACAGGACTATTTTGTCCATGTGTTCTATTTGGGCGTAATATTGAGAGCTTGAGAGATGATACGCCTTGGACTACACCATGCATTTGTCATGCTATTTGTGTTGAAGGTGGCGTTGCATTGGCAGTTGCAACAGCTTTTGTCCATGGTATTGAGCCGAAGACAACATTTCTCATTTACGAGGGTTTGTTGTTTGCTTGGTGGATGTGTGGAATATATACTGGCCTTTCTCGGCAATCCTTACAGAAAAAGTATCATCTCAAG AATTCACCCTGTGATCCTTGCATGGTGCATTGCTGCATGCACTGGTGTGCTTTATGCCAGGAGCATAGAGAGATGAAGGGACGGCTATCAGATGACTTTGTCATGCCAATGACTGTTGTCAACCCTCCTCCTGTTCAAGAGATGACGGCCAATAATGAAAACCAGGATTCCACACCACCACCCTCTGGGACTAGCACAAACTTGGAGATGCAAGCTCTCTAA